The genomic segment AGCGCGGTCGGCGGCTGAACACTTACTATCAAAAACATAGCTGCTCGCGCACATTCCATGAGCGCCAGCAGCTCTTTTTATTGCTAAACACCTATGCAAGCTCTCTGGATGGTTCTGGCTTCGTTCTGGTTCGCGCTGATGGCGGTGGGCATCAAATATGCCTCCAACAGCTTCGGCACCTTTGAGCTGGTGTTTTACCGGGGCCTAGTGAGCATTGTGTTCATGGGCATTGTGGTGCGGGCCAGCGGCTCCAGCCTGCGCACCCCGGTGCCCATGATGCATGTGTGGCGCAGCACCATCGGTGTGGTGTCTCTGGGCAGCTGGTTTTACGCCATCGCGCACTTGCCCCTGGCCACTGCCATGACCCTGAACTACATGAGCGGTGTGTGGGTGGCTGCCTTTGTGGTGGGTGGTGCGCTGCTCTACGGCAAAGAGCAACCCCAGGGCGCGCTCCTGGGTACCGTGCTGATGGGTTTTGTGGGTGTGGTCATGACCCTGCGCCCCACCATCGACCAGAACCAGCTGTTTGCCGGGCTGATCGGCCTGCTGTCGGGGCTGGGCGCTGCCTTGGCCTATATGCAAGTCACGGCGTTGGGCAAAGCCGGCGAGCCCGAAGAGCGCACCGTGTTTTACTTTTCAGTCGGCAGCGCGTTGGTGGGTGCAGCCGGCATGATTTTTACCGGCGTCACCCCCTGGAGTGAAGTCGCGTGGCAAGACGCCGCTTGGGTGGTGCCAATCGGCATTCTGGCGTCCATGGGGCAGTGGTGCATGACCCGCGCCTACCGCAAGGGCGCCACGCTGGTGGTGGCCAGCATGCAGTATTCAGGCATTGTGTTTGGCGTGATCTTCAGCTTGGTGCTGTTTGGCGACCAAATCCCTGTGCTGGGCTGGGTCGGCATTGCAGTGATAGTCTCTAGCGGCATATTGGCTACCATCCTGCGAACTCGCTTGATGCCCCACACCCCAGCCGAAGAACACTGACATGGCCTACACCACCCTGATCTCCGTCGCCCAACTCCAAGCCCTGCAAGCCAGCGCTACGCCCGCAGTCGTCTTTGACTGCAGCTGCGACCTGATGCAGCCTGCACAAGGCCCGGCCCAATATGCCGAGAGTCATATTGCAGGCGCGCTCTACGCACATTTGGACAACAACTTGAGCGCCAAGGGCGACCCGGAGGTTACCGGCGCACAGTCGGGCGGGCGCCACCCGCTGCCCGCACGTGAAAAGTTCGCCCAGTGGCTGGGTAGCGTGGGCCTGAAAAATACCGACCAGGTGGTGGTGTACGACCGCCAGGGCGCCAACTACTGCGGCCGCCTGTGGTGGATGCTCAAATGGCTGGGTCACGCCAACGTGGCGGTGCTGGACGGTGGCTTTCAGGCCTGGCAGGCCGCAGGCGGTGCAGTGGCCAGCGGCGAAGAGCCAGCGCGCACACCAAGCACCTTTGCGGTCGCCGATGCGCTGGTCGCTTTGCGCAGCAGCGATCAGGTGCTGGCCAACCTAGGCAAGCCCACCCAACAGGTGCTGGATGCCCGCGGCGCGCCTCGCTTCCGCGGTGAAGTTGAGCCGATTGATCCAGTCGCTGGGCACATTCCCGGCGCCTTGAACCGGGTGTTCAGCAATAACCTGGGCGCCGATGGTTTCTTCAAGCCGGCAGCTGTGCTGCGCGCCGAGTTCGAGGCTCTGCTGGGCCAGCGCCAGCCGGAACATGTGGTGCACCATTGCGGTAGCGGTGTGAGTGCAGTGCCCAACATCCTCGCCATGGAAATTGCCGGCCTGCCGGGTAGTGCCTTGTTTGCCGGCAGCTGGAGCGAGTGGTGCAACCGGCCGGGCTTCCCGGTAGCGCAAGGCTGAACCACGGCTTACACTGAGCCGCCATGAGCCTGCTCAAACTCAGCCTTCCCGCACAGCGCATGGCCACCGATGTGGTCATGTGTGTGGCCTTGGCATCGGCAGGTCTATTGATGACCGCTACGGTGTACGACTACCTCCGCGAGGCGGATCTGCTGCGAAGCTTCGAGCGGCGCAATGCACTTGCCGAAACCGTAGTCGCGGCCCTGGACCGGGACGCCACGGCAACCTTAGAGGCGGTGCGCGGTACAGCGCTGCTCGCAGAAATGATGCCCGGCATGACCGGCCTCCAGTTTGAGGCCTACGCCCGCAGACTGCAGGGGATTCACTCCTCGATTGCCTCACTCCAGTGGGAGCGGTTCACCAGCAATGGTGGCTACATTTTTCCGCCCAACCGCTCGGGCTGGACCGGGCGGGCTGCCGGGCAACTGGAAGAGGCACAAAAAGACGCCCGTATTGTGGGCACGCCGATCGCGACCGGCCCTTTTGCTTTGCCGGAAACCTCCCGGACTGGCGTTGCACTGACGGTCCCTGTATACGAGCGAGTGCCGGGAGTCGCGGGCACCAACCGCCACATCGGCTTTATCAATGCCTTGATCGACACCACCGAGCTGAGCCGGCACGCCACCTTCCAAGCCAAGTCCGCAGCCTCTGAACTGCTGATCACAGAACGCAGCGAGGAAGACCGCAACCTACAGGTGTACTCCGGCCTGAGTGACCCTGAACATCGCGCAGGGCATGATGACGAAGGCCTACGCCCCGAGAAGGCCGATCACCTGCTGGAGTTGAGCTTTGGCAGCAGAAACTGGCAGGTATTGATCCACCCTGTGGATGAAAAAGCCGCCGGCCCGCTGCACCGCGAAACACTGGCCTTGGTGGTGGGGTTGGTGCTGACCGCGCTGCTCACCTTCTTGCTCGCCCGCAGCCAACAAAGCCGGCGGCAAACAGAGGAAGCTACCGAGCAGGAAAAGCTGCTGCGCGATGAGTTGCTGGCCGAACAATCCCGCCTCAAAGAGGTGGTGGAGAGCACCGGTGTGGCGATCTGGGAATACGACCTGACCCGCCGCTACCTGAGCGTGAGTGATCGCTGGCATGTGGTGAGCGGCTACACCCGAGAAGAGTTGGGCGAGAACGTTTTCGATACCTGGTACACGTTAGTCCACCCCGATGACAGGCCGTTGATCACCAACCGGTTTGCAACTTTGAGCGAAGTGGGGAGCGACCGCTTCGAGTACGAGTACCGGATGCGGCAGAAAAACGGGCAATGGATGTGGGTGCAATCACTGGCGCACGTGGTTGAGCGAAATGCCGACGGAGTGGTCACCAAAGTGGCAGGCATCAACCTGGAAGTCACCCAGCAGAAAGAAGCGGAAATCCGGATCCATGCCCTGAACGCTTCACTCGAGGCCCAGATGCAAGAGGCACTGGCCCGCAGCGAGGCGCGTGCCACCCTGGGCACCTTGATCGCCAGCGTGTCGCACGAAATGGCCACCCCCATGGGCAACAGCATGATGACGGCCAGCACGCTGATGGCGCAGGCGGTGCAGTTTGATGCGCAACTGGCCGCTGGCAATTTGCGGCGCTCGGAGCTCAACGCCTTCGTGGCGGGCGTCAAAGACGGCAATACCTTGCTTATGCGCAACCTGGAGCGCGCCGTGGCCTTGTTGAAAAACTTCCGCCAAGTGGCCGCAGACCAAGCCAGCGAGCAACGCCGCAGCTTCGATTTGCGCCAGGGTCTACAAGAAGTGCTGGCCACCTTGGCACCCAGCCTGAAGCGCCATAGCCACAAGGTGCATTTGGATGCCCCGGACGGCATCGAGATGGAGAGCTACCCCGGCCCCATCGGGCAGGTCATCATCAACCTGATCAACAACGCCTATTTGCACGCCTTTGATGGCATGGAACATGGCGAAGTGCACATCAAGGCAACGCCGAGCACCACCACGGTGACCCTGCAAATCAGCGACAACGGTCGCGGCATTGCGCCGGAGACGCTGGAAAAAATGTTCCAGCCGTTTTTCAGCACCCGCATTGGCCAAGGGGGCACGGGCCTGGGCATGTCGATCGTTGAAAACCTCGTAAAAGCCACCTTGGGTGGCAGCCTCGAGGTGCAGTCGACGGTCGGGCAAGGTACGACGGTCACCATCACCTTGCCATTGACCGCGCCCCAACCTACCCCTGAAGAAGACGCAGGGTAGCCCGGCGCACCCGGGTTTTAAAACCCGAAGCGGGAACCCGCGCCCAGTAAAGTTGCCACGCCCAGCACCGCGAAGATGGCCGCCGCAATCGAGTGCACCAGCTTCATCGGGATCTTGTTGGCGAGCTTGTCTCCGGCAAACACTGCCGGCACGTCGGCAATCAACATGCCCAGAGTGGTACCGATGACCACCATCACCGGCGCAGCGTAGTGGGCGGCCATGGCCACAGTCGCAATCTGGGTCTTGTCGCCCATTTCGGCCAAAAAGAAGGTGATCAGTGTCGCGCCGAACACCCCGAAGCGGCCTGCAATCTGGGTTTCTTCGTCTTCAATCTTGTCGGGAATCAGCGTCCAGATCGCCATGCCCAGGAAGGATGCACCGAGCACCCAGCGCAACACTTCGGGACTGATGGCGGAGGTGATCCAAGCGCCCAAGGCACCGGCCAGGCCGTGGTTCACGATAGTGGCAGCCAGAATGCCCAGCACGATGGGCAAAGGCTTTTTGAAGCGTGCCGCGAGGATGAAGGCGAGGAGTTGGGTTTTGTCACCGATTTCGGCCAGAGCGACCACACCGGTAGAGACGAGAAGGGATTCCATGAGCACGAGTTCCAAGGCCGGTAAAAGACAAATGACCACGGCACATCACCGGCCAAGGCGGATGTGCGGTGGTCAAAGGTCTTGCCAAGACTGAACTGCTGGCGCCAGGGTCTTCGGACCCAGTGTGTTGACGCAAGCCTCTTGCGGTGCAAGAGAGGCTACTCCCCAATGACAGAGTGGCTATTGTAAGGGCAAGGCCTCCGCAGCCGGCTTCTCGCGCAACACCCAGCGCTTGAATCGGCCCAACAGGTGCTCCAGATCGTCCACCACCGTGAACACCGATGGGATCACCAAGAGGCTGAGCACGGTGGACGTGATCAGCCCGCCGATGACCGCGACCGCCATCGGACTGCGGAAGCTGCTGTCTGCAGCGCCCCAGCCCACGGCCAGTGGCACCATGCCGGCGCCCATGGCGATGGTGGTCATCACAATCGGCCGAGCACGCTTGTGGCAGGCGTCAATGAGCGCGTCAAACCGGCTCATGGGAGCTGCCACGGGGTGACCATCACTGCCATCGCTACCCCGGCGCGCCAAGATCGCGTACTCCACCAACAGAATCGAGTTCTTGGTCGCAATGCCCATGAGCATGATGAGCCCGATGAGGGACGGCATGGAGAAGCTCTGGTTCACCACCAGCAAGCCCACAAACGCGCCACCCAAGGACAGCGGTAGCGCCGCCAGAATGGTGAAAGGCTGCAAGAAGTCCTTGAACAACAGCACCAGCACGATGTAGATGC from the Rhodoferax potami genome contains:
- a CDS encoding DMT family transporter; translated protein: MQALWMVLASFWFALMAVGIKYASNSFGTFELVFYRGLVSIVFMGIVVRASGSSLRTPVPMMHVWRSTIGVVSLGSWFYAIAHLPLATAMTLNYMSGVWVAAFVVGGALLYGKEQPQGALLGTVLMGFVGVVMTLRPTIDQNQLFAGLIGLLSGLGAALAYMQVTALGKAGEPEERTVFYFSVGSALVGAAGMIFTGVTPWSEVAWQDAAWVVPIGILASMGQWCMTRAYRKGATLVVASMQYSGIVFGVIFSLVLFGDQIPVLGWVGIAVIVSSGILATILRTRLMPHTPAEEH
- a CDS encoding sulfurtransferase, whose translation is MAYTTLISVAQLQALQASATPAVVFDCSCDLMQPAQGPAQYAESHIAGALYAHLDNNLSAKGDPEVTGAQSGGRHPLPAREKFAQWLGSVGLKNTDQVVVYDRQGANYCGRLWWMLKWLGHANVAVLDGGFQAWQAAGGAVASGEEPARTPSTFAVADALVALRSSDQVLANLGKPTQQVLDARGAPRFRGEVEPIDPVAGHIPGALNRVFSNNLGADGFFKPAAVLRAEFEALLGQRQPEHVVHHCGSGVSAVPNILAMEIAGLPGSALFAGSWSEWCNRPGFPVAQG
- a CDS encoding TMEM165/GDT1 family protein, with the translated sequence MESLLVSTGVVALAEIGDKTQLLAFILAARFKKPLPIVLGILAATIVNHGLAGALGAWITSAISPEVLRWVLGASFLGMAIWTLIPDKIEDEETQIAGRFGVFGATLITFFLAEMGDKTQIATVAMAAHYAAPVMVVIGTTLGMLIADVPAVFAGDKLANKIPMKLVHSIAAAIFAVLGVATLLGAGSRFGF
- a CDS encoding ATP-binding protein encodes the protein MSLLKLSLPAQRMATDVVMCVALASAGLLMTATVYDYLREADLLRSFERRNALAETVVAALDRDATATLEAVRGTALLAEMMPGMTGLQFEAYARRLQGIHSSIASLQWERFTSNGGYIFPPNRSGWTGRAAGQLEEAQKDARIVGTPIATGPFALPETSRTGVALTVPVYERVPGVAGTNRHIGFINALIDTTELSRHATFQAKSAASELLITERSEEDRNLQVYSGLSDPEHRAGHDDEGLRPEKADHLLELSFGSRNWQVLIHPVDEKAAGPLHRETLALVVGLVLTALLTFLLARSQQSRRQTEEATEQEKLLRDELLAEQSRLKEVVESTGVAIWEYDLTRRYLSVSDRWHVVSGYTREELGENVFDTWYTLVHPDDRPLITNRFATLSEVGSDRFEYEYRMRQKNGQWMWVQSLAHVVERNADGVVTKVAGINLEVTQQKEAEIRIHALNASLEAQMQEALARSEARATLGTLIASVSHEMATPMGNSMMTASTLMAQAVQFDAQLAAGNLRRSELNAFVAGVKDGNTLLMRNLERAVALLKNFRQVAADQASEQRRSFDLRQGLQEVLATLAPSLKRHSHKVHLDAPDGIEMESYPGPIGQVIINLINNAYLHAFDGMEHGEVHIKATPSTTTVTLQISDNGRGIAPETLEKMFQPFFSTRIGQGGTGLGMSIVENLVKATLGGSLEVQSTVGQGTTVTITLPLTAPQPTPEEDAG